A stretch of Myxococcus hansupus DNA encodes these proteins:
- a CDS encoding WD40/YVTN/BNR-like repeat-containing protein produces MKRNAVAWSTVISLLAVLPGRVASAHAGLPETSNIVIRRGHPQDFFVGTTFGAVISRDQGQTWRWVCPDAMGYGGWRPEAYLWRETGDILAATGSALLHSPDEGCTWRAHPFFRPTWVTGLAGHPTDDRVFYAVTGRPGLANGVYRSGDGGETWSATPLLRAGLELNAVRVSPVDPRRLYASGVSNNQMVLLRSDDAGDTWQEFPHALPELLRPYALTVVALDPIAVDVVWTRVSAQGYTHLHRSDDGGRTLTQVSVLDDTFINMDLSSDGATAWVGTLNYFFMGPSTGPMEKQPLPTGNACVLRDGETIYGCGSTWLHDWALARSTDQGRTWQHIFALYEIQGTQLCPRGTPVRDLCPARWPQLAEQLGAPLYPDGGVEEPPPPFDAGTPDAGTPDAGASDSGTQGPGDPPDAPKSSGCGASPGGPVPMLLLLSTLLPWRRGARRPHHR; encoded by the coding sequence ATGAAACGCAACGCGGTTGCCTGGAGCACCGTCATCTCCCTCCTGGCCGTGTTGCCCGGACGGGTGGCGTCCGCCCATGCGGGCTTGCCGGAAACCTCCAACATCGTCATCCGCCGGGGCCACCCTCAGGACTTCTTCGTCGGCACGACGTTTGGCGCGGTCATCTCCCGCGACCAGGGCCAGACATGGCGCTGGGTATGCCCGGATGCCATGGGGTATGGCGGTTGGCGCCCGGAGGCCTACCTGTGGCGCGAGACGGGCGACATCCTCGCCGCCACCGGCAGCGCCCTCCTGCACTCCCCAGACGAGGGCTGCACCTGGCGCGCGCACCCCTTCTTCAGGCCGACCTGGGTGACGGGACTCGCGGGCCATCCCACCGATGACCGCGTCTTCTATGCCGTCACCGGAAGGCCCGGGCTCGCCAACGGCGTGTACCGCTCCGGCGACGGCGGGGAGACATGGAGCGCCACGCCGCTGCTGCGCGCGGGACTCGAGCTCAACGCGGTGCGCGTGTCCCCCGTGGACCCTCGGCGCCTCTATGCCTCGGGCGTCTCGAACAACCAGATGGTGCTCCTGCGCAGCGATGACGCGGGCGACACGTGGCAGGAGTTCCCCCACGCACTGCCGGAGCTGTTGCGGCCCTACGCCTTGACGGTGGTGGCGCTGGACCCCATCGCGGTAGACGTCGTGTGGACGCGCGTGTCCGCCCAGGGCTACACGCACCTGCATCGCAGTGACGATGGAGGCCGCACGCTCACGCAGGTGTCCGTGCTGGATGACACGTTCATCAACATGGACCTGTCGTCCGACGGCGCCACCGCGTGGGTGGGCACCCTCAACTACTTCTTCATGGGCCCGAGCACCGGTCCGATGGAGAAACAGCCCCTGCCCACGGGCAACGCGTGCGTGCTGCGCGACGGTGAGACGATTTATGGCTGCGGCTCCACCTGGCTGCACGACTGGGCCCTGGCGCGCAGCACGGACCAGGGCCGCACCTGGCAACACATCTTCGCGCTGTATGAAATCCAGGGGACGCAGCTCTGCCCTCGTGGCACGCCCGTGCGCGACCTCTGCCCGGCCCGGTGGCCGCAGCTCGCGGAGCAGCTCGGCGCGCCGCTGTATCCGGACGGCGGCGTCGAGGAGCCCCCGCCGCCTTTCGACGCGGGGACACCGGATGCGGGCACGCCCGACGCGGGAGCCTCGGACTCCGGCACCCAGGGCCCCGGTGATCCTCCCGACGCGCCGAAGTCGAGCGGCTGTGGCGCCAGCCCCGGTGGCCCCGTCCCCATGTTGTTGCTGCTGTCCACCCTCCTTCC
- a CDS encoding aldo/keto reductase yields MEYRQLGGAGFKVPVLTLGTGTFGGQGDFFKVWGTSGVQEATRLVDISLEAGLTMFDSADIYSGGLAEEILGKAIAGRRDKVLISTKGAFRNGDGANDVGSSRFHITRAVEASLKRLGTDYIDLYQLHGFDALTPVEESLRALDDLVRAGKIRYIGASNFSGWHLMKALATSEKYGLARHVAHQAYYSLVSREFEWELMPLGLDQQVGTVVWSPLGWARLTGKIRRGQPRPEGSRMKDALNAEGAPPLAEEYLFRVVDALDEVAAQTGKTVPQVALNWLLQRPTVSSIIIGARNEEQLRQNLGAVGWNLSAEQVARLDAASAVTPTYPYWHQRGFAERNPFPTKVD; encoded by the coding sequence ATGGAATACAGGCAGCTTGGTGGCGCTGGCTTCAAGGTTCCGGTGCTGACTCTCGGCACGGGCACGTTCGGCGGCCAGGGGGACTTCTTCAAGGTGTGGGGCACCAGCGGGGTCCAGGAGGCCACGCGCCTGGTGGACATCAGCCTGGAGGCCGGGCTGACCATGTTCGACAGCGCGGACATCTACTCGGGCGGTCTGGCCGAGGAGATTCTGGGCAAGGCCATCGCGGGCCGCCGCGACAAGGTCCTCATCTCCACCAAGGGCGCCTTCCGCAACGGCGACGGAGCGAACGACGTGGGGTCGTCGCGCTTCCACATCACCCGCGCGGTGGAGGCCAGCCTGAAGCGGTTGGGCACGGACTACATCGACCTCTATCAGCTTCATGGCTTCGACGCTCTCACCCCGGTCGAGGAGTCCCTGCGGGCGCTCGACGACCTCGTGCGCGCGGGGAAGATTCGCTACATCGGCGCGTCGAACTTCTCCGGCTGGCACCTGATGAAGGCGCTCGCCACCTCGGAGAAGTACGGCCTCGCGCGCCACGTGGCGCACCAGGCCTACTACTCGCTCGTGAGCCGGGAGTTCGAGTGGGAGCTGATGCCCCTGGGTCTGGACCAACAGGTGGGCACCGTGGTGTGGAGCCCGCTGGGCTGGGCGCGCTTGACGGGCAAGATTCGCCGCGGGCAGCCCCGGCCGGAGGGCTCGCGGATGAAGGACGCGCTCAATGCCGAGGGCGCGCCGCCGCTGGCCGAGGAGTACCTGTTCCGCGTGGTGGACGCGCTCGATGAAGTCGCCGCGCAGACGGGGAAGACGGTGCCGCAGGTGGCCCTCAACTGGCTGCTCCAGCGGCCCACCGTGTCGTCCATCATCATCGGTGCGCGCAACGAGGAGCAGCTCCGGCAGAACCTGGGCGCGGTGGGGTGGAACCTCTCCGCGGAGCAGGTGGCGCGGCTCGACGCGGCGAGCGCGGTGACGCCCACCTATCCATACTGGCACCAGCGCGGCTTCGCCGAGCGCAACCCGTTCCCGACGAAGGTGGACTGA
- a CDS encoding cyclic nucleotide-binding domain-containing protein yields MARSTVGEEGAASTGTRPFWEAVAQGAVDVAVRTYEALARSQRDTVLEEASRATLPARATLVEVLRRARDFAGAARVLEADGGASTVAQLYEQAGALLQAAEAWLRAGERARAAMAFERGGALERALALYAALDAREATARCLTRLRRPLEAAAVYRELGNGHAELEVLRSVAPGLPERREAVLRMSTLLDAQGDSWRALVLLTDTLQAPAFQSDGALQAEHARLLRHLGLDAGPGVEPAREPPTPDGYEYLKAIPLFGELSLEDMKDLYQVARPVQFAQGDTVLEKGAPGSGLLVLLEGTVDVLGGAEPGARLLNTLGPGAFIGEVSLILDGDTSAHVLARSEVRALRVTRADFQHYLDTHEAAALRILRLFTEKLAERVRALSA; encoded by the coding sequence ATGGCGCGTTCCACGGTGGGGGAAGAAGGGGCCGCGAGCACGGGCACGCGGCCCTTCTGGGAGGCGGTGGCGCAGGGCGCGGTGGACGTGGCCGTCCGGACGTATGAGGCCCTGGCGCGCTCGCAGCGAGACACCGTGCTGGAGGAGGCCTCCCGCGCGACGCTCCCCGCGCGCGCCACGCTGGTGGAGGTGCTGCGGCGGGCGCGTGACTTCGCGGGCGCCGCGCGCGTGCTGGAAGCGGATGGCGGCGCCAGCACCGTCGCGCAGCTCTACGAACAAGCGGGCGCGCTGCTCCAGGCCGCCGAGGCGTGGCTGCGCGCCGGAGAGCGGGCCCGCGCCGCCATGGCCTTCGAGCGGGGCGGCGCGCTGGAGCGGGCGCTGGCGCTGTATGCGGCGCTGGACGCACGCGAGGCCACGGCCCGTTGCCTCACCCGGTTGCGCCGGCCCCTGGAGGCCGCGGCGGTGTACCGCGAGCTGGGCAATGGCCACGCGGAGCTGGAGGTCCTTCGGTCCGTGGCCCCGGGCCTTCCGGAGCGGCGCGAGGCGGTGCTGCGGATGAGCACGCTGCTGGATGCGCAGGGGGACTCGTGGCGGGCGCTGGTGCTCCTGACGGATACGCTCCAGGCGCCGGCCTTCCAGTCGGACGGCGCGCTCCAGGCGGAGCACGCGCGGCTGCTGCGGCACCTGGGCCTGGACGCGGGGCCCGGGGTGGAGCCCGCTCGCGAGCCTCCGACGCCGGACGGCTATGAATACCTCAAGGCCATCCCCCTCTTCGGCGAGCTGTCGCTGGAGGACATGAAGGACCTCTACCAGGTGGCGCGTCCGGTGCAGTTCGCCCAGGGCGACACCGTGCTGGAGAAGGGCGCTCCGGGCTCGGGGTTGCTGGTGCTGCTGGAGGGGACGGTGGACGTGCTCGGCGGCGCGGAGCCCGGGGCCCGGCTGCTCAACACGCTGGGGCCCGGCGCCTTCATCGGTGAGGTCTCGCTCATCCTGGATGGGGACACGTCCGCGCACGTGCTCGCGCGCTCCGAGGTTCGCGCGCTGCGGGTGACGCGCGCGGACTTCCAGCACTACCTGGACACGCACGAGGCGGCGGCGCTGCGCATCCTGCGGCTCTTCACGGAGAAGCTCGCCGAGCGTGTTCGCGCGCTCAGCGCATGA
- a CDS encoding cyclic nucleotide-binding domain-containing protein, with translation MAHTHRADRQRAVQLASEGKLEEALAEYQGVLKDAPDDAEVHQKVAELLEWLSRPVDAAAAYQQAALAWAKAGQPLRAVAACVALPRLGAAHAALVRTARVLAERFALRPEAPLPADAAHVPELVAGGAPILSQVSRDAFVALLESLQVRAFFPGQAVVEEGAPGASMFAMVEGRADVVRALEGGQRQSVGAVAPGDFFGELALISEGPRLASVVAAERAVLLELTRASMEAVASRHPEVTAVVDAFYRRRMVENLLRSNPLFNQLTPAQKAAVSRDFELRTVAAGEALLTQGQPGDAFYVLLRGRCTPWLEQLHGRRVALSELREGDVFGEISLLLDKPVSATVRADVAGVVLRLERAAFQKHLLSQPGLKGQLMRMGTERLQRTAQALASGRVLHEGDLRV, from the coding sequence ATGGCGCACACGCACCGCGCGGACAGGCAGCGGGCTGTTCAGCTCGCCAGCGAGGGCAAGCTGGAGGAGGCGCTCGCGGAGTACCAGGGCGTGTTGAAGGACGCCCCGGACGACGCGGAGGTCCACCAGAAGGTGGCGGAGCTGTTGGAGTGGCTGAGCCGCCCGGTGGACGCCGCCGCCGCGTACCAGCAGGCCGCGCTGGCCTGGGCAAAGGCGGGCCAGCCCCTGCGCGCGGTGGCCGCGTGTGTGGCCCTGCCCCGGTTGGGCGCCGCCCACGCCGCGCTGGTGCGCACCGCGCGCGTCCTGGCGGAGCGCTTCGCCCTGCGTCCGGAGGCCCCGCTGCCCGCGGACGCGGCGCACGTGCCGGAGCTCGTCGCCGGCGGCGCGCCCATCCTGTCGCAGGTGAGCCGGGACGCCTTCGTCGCGCTGCTGGAGTCGCTCCAGGTCCGCGCCTTCTTCCCGGGCCAGGCGGTGGTGGAGGAGGGCGCGCCGGGGGCCTCCATGTTCGCGATGGTGGAGGGCCGCGCGGACGTGGTGCGCGCGCTGGAGGGCGGGCAGCGCCAGAGCGTGGGCGCGGTGGCGCCAGGGGACTTCTTTGGTGAGTTGGCGCTCATCTCCGAGGGGCCGCGGCTCGCCAGCGTGGTGGCGGCCGAGCGCGCCGTGCTGCTGGAGCTGACGCGCGCGAGCATGGAGGCGGTGGCGTCGCGGCACCCCGAGGTGACGGCGGTGGTGGACGCCTTCTACCGGCGGCGGATGGTGGAGAACCTCCTGCGCAGCAACCCCCTCTTCAACCAACTGACGCCGGCGCAGAAGGCCGCGGTGTCGCGCGACTTCGAGCTGCGCACCGTGGCCGCGGGCGAGGCGCTGCTGACGCAGGGCCAGCCGGGTGACGCCTTCTACGTGCTGCTGCGCGGGCGCTGCACGCCGTGGCTGGAGCAGCTCCATGGGCGGCGCGTAGCGCTGTCGGAGCTGCGCGAGGGAGACGTCTTCGGCGAAATCTCCCTGCTGCTGGACAAGCCGGTGTCCGCCACCGTGCGCGCGGACGTGGCGGGGGTGGTGCTGCGCCTGGAGCGCGCCGCCTTCCAGAAGCACCTGCTCAGCCAGCCCGGCCTCAAGGGACAGTTGATGCGCATGGGCACGGAGCGGCTCCAGCGCACGGCGCAGGCGCTGGCCTCCGGGCGCGTGTTGCACGAAGGCGACCTGCGCGTGTGA
- a CDS encoding OmpP1/FadL family transporter, with the protein MKKTLSLITLLAAGTTQAAGFQVNTHSARSTGMGNAAAAWLDDSSAIYSNSANILGVEKLDITAGVTGILPSLQFTPTGGEVQGQKTTLSPPPHVFAVYKITDKLAAGVGFYTPFGASSRWEDGFVGRFRAQESGLSIYNINPTVAYQVHDRFRVGAGLNIARGTLEIKRALGFVTSEGQVHLGGAGWGLGFNAGVQAVVVPKLVTLGVQYRSAIGMTFKGDADFRDVPPAFQGRLPDTRVQGDVKLPQSVVAGVAFTPLDRLTLAFDANWVGWSSFPELAIEFPDNPAINNPLPKNWRSTWNFHLGGEYGITEALQVRAGLIWDPAPSPNETLTPDLPDADRFGMSAGVGYSFGAVRVDAAYQFVNLFDKDSTAPGIPGVYNGTAQVFGLTLGYSM; encoded by the coding sequence ATGAAGAAGACACTCTCCCTCATCACGTTGCTCGCCGCCGGGACCACCCAGGCCGCGGGCTTCCAGGTCAACACGCACAGCGCCCGCTCCACGGGCATGGGCAACGCGGCGGCCGCGTGGCTGGACGACTCGTCCGCCATCTACTCCAACTCGGCCAACATCCTGGGCGTGGAGAAGCTGGACATCACCGCGGGCGTCACCGGCATCCTCCCCAGCCTGCAGTTCACCCCCACGGGTGGCGAGGTGCAGGGGCAGAAGACGACGCTGTCCCCGCCGCCGCACGTGTTCGCCGTGTACAAAATCACGGACAAGCTGGCGGCCGGCGTGGGCTTCTACACGCCGTTCGGCGCGAGCAGCCGGTGGGAAGACGGGTTCGTGGGCCGCTTCCGCGCCCAGGAGTCCGGGCTGTCCATCTACAACATCAACCCCACGGTGGCGTACCAGGTCCACGACCGCTTCCGCGTGGGCGCGGGCCTCAACATCGCCCGTGGCACGCTGGAGATTAAGCGCGCCCTGGGCTTCGTCACCAGCGAGGGCCAGGTGCACCTGGGCGGCGCGGGCTGGGGCCTCGGCTTCAACGCCGGCGTCCAGGCCGTGGTCGTCCCCAAGCTCGTCACGTTGGGCGTGCAGTACCGCAGCGCCATTGGCATGACGTTCAAGGGCGACGCGGACTTCCGGGACGTGCCGCCGGCCTTCCAGGGCCGTCTGCCGGACACCCGCGTGCAGGGTGACGTCAAGCTGCCGCAGTCCGTGGTGGCGGGCGTCGCCTTCACCCCGCTGGACCGTCTGACGCTCGCGTTCGACGCCAACTGGGTGGGCTGGTCCAGCTTCCCAGAGCTCGCCATCGAGTTCCCGGACAACCCGGCCATCAACAACCCGCTGCCGAAGAACTGGCGCTCGACGTGGAACTTCCACCTGGGCGGCGAGTACGGCATCACGGAGGCGCTGCAGGTGCGCGCGGGCCTCATCTGGGACCCGGCGCCCAGCCCGAATGAGACGCTGACGCCGGACCTGCCGGACGCGGACCGCTTCGGCATGTCCGCGGGCGTGGGCTACAGCTTCGGCGCGGTTCGCGTCGACGCCGCCTACCAGTTCGTCAACCTGTTCGACAAGGACAGCACCGCGCCGGGCATCCCCGGCGTGTACAACGGCACGGCCCAGGTGTTCGGCCTGACGCTCGGCTACTCCATGTAG
- a CDS encoding OmpA family protein, whose amino-acid sequence MTESPQHGQAPNARPWVPWLVTALVVLMSGGVLFLANRGTTKAEALAEQSRQAAMDATTRARDAESARLMLEQKLAALEAEHTQLATEKEQLSTEKEQLSQTVQEQEAELAKLKATYDDLQDKMKAEIAEGAIKLSQAEGRIQVDLVDKVLFDSGDASISARGQEVLTRLGSVLAKVEDKSIQVSGHTDDSPPSQKLQAVFPSNWELSVARAVNVVRFLQETGGVPARRLVAAGYGQMRPVSANATPQGRARNRRIEVLLMPDLPSKRTPPAAVQRAVAGGTTAKGQAKPARGTK is encoded by the coding sequence ATGACGGAGTCCCCACAGCACGGACAGGCCCCCAACGCACGGCCCTGGGTGCCCTGGCTGGTGACGGCGCTGGTGGTGCTGATGTCGGGCGGCGTGCTGTTCCTCGCGAACCGCGGCACCACGAAGGCCGAGGCGCTGGCGGAGCAGTCCCGCCAGGCCGCCATGGACGCCACCACGCGGGCCCGCGACGCGGAGTCCGCGCGGCTCATGTTGGAGCAGAAGCTGGCGGCGCTGGAGGCCGAGCACACCCAGCTCGCCACGGAGAAGGAGCAGCTCAGCACGGAGAAGGAGCAGCTCAGCCAGACGGTGCAGGAGCAGGAGGCGGAGCTGGCCAAGCTGAAGGCCACCTACGACGACTTGCAGGACAAGATGAAGGCGGAGATCGCCGAGGGCGCCATCAAGCTGTCCCAGGCGGAGGGCCGCATCCAGGTGGACCTGGTGGACAAGGTGCTCTTCGACTCCGGCGACGCGAGCATCAGCGCGCGCGGCCAGGAGGTGCTCACGCGGCTGGGCAGCGTGCTGGCGAAGGTGGAGGACAAGTCCATCCAGGTGTCGGGCCACACGGACGACTCGCCGCCGTCGCAGAAGCTGCAGGCCGTCTTCCCCAGCAACTGGGAGCTGTCGGTGGCGCGCGCGGTGAACGTCGTGCGCTTCCTCCAGGAGACGGGCGGCGTGCCCGCGCGGCGGCTGGTGGCGGCGGGCTACGGCCAGATGCGCCCGGTGTCCGCCAACGCCACGCCGCAGGGCCGCGCGCGCAACCGGCGCATCGAGGTGCTGCTGATGCCGGACCTGCCCTCCAAGCGCACGCCGCCAGCGGCGGTGCAACGCGCGGTCGCGGGCGGCACCACGGCCAAGGGCCAGGCGAAGCCCGCGCGCGGCACGAAGTAG
- a CDS encoding glutathione S-transferase family protein, whose amino-acid sequence MGQLIDGTWHAGWYAPDESGRFQRPATVFRERVTADGSSGFQAEPGRYHLYISYACPWASRVAIIRKLKKLEGVIGLTVVDPRMGDDGWSFQGYPGSDPEPFHGFRFLRELYVKARADYTGRVTVPVLWDTQRETVVNNESRELLRMLDTEFDAFGDASVQLAPPHLRAQVDATLDAIYPSINNGVYRAGFATSQDAYEAACRELFSALDVWEQVLGTRRYLCGATLTEADVCLYTTLVRFDLVYHAHFKCNLRRIQDYPNLWGYLKELYQTPGFTETTQLDHIKLHYYWSQTTVNPTRVVPLGPTVPLGEPHDRALRFG is encoded by the coding sequence ATGGGGCAGTTGATTGACGGGACCTGGCACGCGGGCTGGTACGCGCCGGATGAATCGGGGCGCTTCCAGCGTCCCGCCACCGTGTTCCGGGAACGGGTGACGGCGGATGGCTCCAGCGGCTTTCAGGCGGAGCCCGGCCGGTACCACCTCTACATCTCCTACGCATGTCCCTGGGCCAGCCGGGTGGCCATCATCCGCAAGCTGAAGAAGCTGGAGGGCGTCATCGGCCTCACGGTGGTGGACCCGCGCATGGGCGATGACGGGTGGAGCTTCCAGGGCTACCCGGGCTCGGACCCGGAGCCCTTCCACGGCTTCCGTTTCCTGCGCGAGCTCTACGTGAAGGCCCGCGCGGACTACACGGGCCGCGTCACGGTGCCGGTGCTCTGGGACACGCAGCGCGAGACGGTGGTGAACAACGAATCGCGCGAGCTGCTGCGCATGTTGGACACGGAGTTCGACGCGTTCGGTGACGCGTCCGTGCAGCTCGCGCCGCCGCACCTGCGCGCGCAGGTGGACGCCACGCTGGACGCCATCTACCCGTCCATCAACAACGGCGTGTACCGCGCGGGGTTCGCGACGAGCCAGGACGCCTACGAGGCCGCGTGCCGCGAGCTGTTCTCCGCGCTGGATGTCTGGGAGCAGGTGCTGGGCACGCGGCGCTACCTGTGCGGCGCCACGCTCACCGAAGCCGACGTGTGCCTCTACACGACGCTGGTGCGCTTCGACCTCGTGTACCACGCCCACTTCAAGTGCAACCTGCGGCGCATCCAGGACTACCCGAATCTGTGGGGGTACCTGAAGGAGCTGTACCAGACGCCCGGCTTCACCGAGACGACGCAGTTGGACCACATCAAGCTGCACTACTACTGGAGCCAGACGACGGTGAATCCCACGCGGGTGGTGCCGCTGGGGCCCACGGTGCCGCTTGGGGAGCCCCACGACCGCGCGCTGCGTTTCGGATGA
- a CDS encoding nucleotidyltransferase family protein — MKAVAIILAAGEARRMGHPKALIEHEGGKSFLQSLASTFGKAGATVLGVVGKDSEAVREQHPGMDLVEAERWQEGPLLSMKAGIEAALESGADVVLLHPVDMPALRASTLKSLLKMVDGAGPDESLRPEFEGAPGWPLVLSRSAAERLRASEGQQVEPALVAMKVRRVPVKDPGVVVNINTPETYERLFGTQPKLAPPPKRRGKRGTGPATSSVSDLGDLGGSSSSAPMAAASDE; from the coding sequence ATGAAGGCAGTCGCAATCATCCTCGCTGCGGGAGAGGCCCGGCGGATGGGCCACCCCAAGGCGCTTATCGAGCATGAGGGAGGAAAGAGCTTCCTCCAGTCGCTGGCATCCACCTTTGGCAAGGCGGGGGCCACGGTGCTCGGCGTGGTGGGGAAGGACTCCGAGGCGGTCCGCGAGCAGCATCCAGGCATGGACCTGGTGGAGGCGGAGCGGTGGCAGGAAGGGCCGCTGCTTTCGATGAAGGCGGGCATCGAGGCCGCGCTGGAGTCGGGGGCGGACGTGGTGCTGTTGCACCCGGTGGACATGCCCGCGCTTCGGGCCTCCACGCTCAAGTCGCTCTTGAAGATGGTGGATGGCGCGGGCCCGGACGAAAGCCTGCGGCCGGAGTTCGAGGGCGCGCCTGGCTGGCCGCTGGTGTTGTCGAGGAGCGCCGCCGAGCGGCTGCGCGCCTCGGAGGGGCAGCAGGTGGAGCCCGCGTTGGTGGCGATGAAGGTGCGCCGCGTGCCGGTGAAGGACCCGGGCGTGGTGGTGAACATCAACACGCCGGAGACCTACGAGCGCCTGTTCGGCACGCAGCCGAAGCTGGCGCCTCCACCCAAGCGGCGCGGCAAGCGCGGCACGGGCCCGGCGACCTCCAGCGTGTCGGACCTGGGGGACCTGGGGGGCAGCTCGAGCTCGGCCCCCATGGCCGCGGCGTCCGACGAGTAA
- a CDS encoding response regulator: MIGSGVQPQVLIVEDDPDVRGAMAEALHDEGFEVSMAINAVEALRVLVALESACLVLLDWEIPRVDGRGLVERLRQDERFAGTRVVVMSAEPGPLPPGAVGVLRKPVRLEALLEAVRRHCPARGAVRTPA; the protein is encoded by the coding sequence GTGATTGGCTCCGGAGTGCAACCGCAGGTCCTGATTGTGGAGGATGACCCGGACGTTCGGGGGGCCATGGCGGAGGCGCTTCACGACGAGGGCTTCGAGGTGTCCATGGCCATCAACGCCGTGGAGGCCCTGCGGGTGCTCGTGGCGCTGGAGTCCGCCTGCCTCGTGCTGCTCGACTGGGAGATTCCGCGCGTGGATGGCCGCGGGCTCGTGGAGCGGCTGCGCCAGGACGAGCGCTTCGCCGGGACGCGGGTGGTGGTGATGTCCGCGGAGCCCGGGCCGTTGCCTCCAGGCGCGGTGGGTGTGCTGCGCAAACCGGTGCGGCTGGAGGCGCTGCTGGAGGCGGTCCGGCGGCACTGCCCGGCTCGCGGCGCGGTGCGGACGCCCGCCTGA